In one Nicotiana sylvestris chromosome 8, ASM39365v2, whole genome shotgun sequence genomic region, the following are encoded:
- the LOC138875669 gene encoding uncharacterized protein, which produces MDFPRLRKGAPPQPSQQHRAPPSPQAMITAPAATPPAQPARGGGRDGRGRLRGEVQDIYYVFPARTEVVASDSVITGIVPVYHRDTSVQFDPGSTYSYVSSYLSPHLGVSRDSLSSPVYVSTPVGDSLVLDRVYRSFFISLSGFETRADLLLLSMVDFDVILGIDWLSPHYAILDCHAKTRMVEKGCDAYLAYVRDVSINTPKVDSVPVVRDFPDVFPADLPGMPPNNDISFGIDLLPGTQPVFIPPYRMDPPKLKDLKEKLQEILDKGFIRPSVSPWGSIDAGR; this is translated from the exons atgGATTTCCCTAGACTTAGGAAGGGTGCACCACCACAGCCTTCTCAACAACATCGTGCTCCACCAAgtcctcaggctatgattacagcaccagctgccaccccacctgctcagccagcccgAGGTGGAGGTCGGGATGGTAGGGGTCGTCTTAGAGGGGAAGTTCAGGACATATACTATGTCTTTCCTGCCCGTactgaggttgttgcctctgattctgtcatcacaggtattgttccggtCTATCATAGAGACACATCGGTTcaatttgatccaggctccacttattcttatgtgtcctcttatcTTTCCccacatttgggcgtatctcgggattccttgagttcccctgtttatgtttctactccggtgggagattctcttgttttGGACCGTGTTTATCgatcattttttatttctcttagtggttttgagaccagagccgatttattattgctcagcatggtagattttgatgttattttgggcatagaCTGGTTGTCGCCACATtatgctattttggattgtcatgccaaaacc cgaatggttgagaaggggtgtgacgcgtatctagcctatgtgagagatgttagtattaaTACCCCTaaagttgattcagtcccagtagtgagggattttcctgatgtgtttccagctgatcttcccgGTATGCCACCCAACAATGATATTAGTTTCGgaattgatttgttgccgggaaCCCAACCCGTTTttattcctccttatcgtatggatcctcctaagttgaaggatttgaaggagaagttgcaggaaattcttgataagggctttattcggcctagtgtgtcgccttggggcagtattgatgcaggacggtag